Genomic segment of Panicum virgatum strain AP13 chromosome 9N, P.virgatum_v5, whole genome shotgun sequence:
GGCCGAATCCTCCCCCTGAAAAAAATCATCCGCGACGGCAGAAGCCGACGCACACAGCAGCAGCGCACGCACGCTAGACTTGAGGCTCCAAGCGAGCGCAGCCAAAGGGAAAGAATGGCCACGGCGACGGCCctctccctcggcggcggcggccgtggcggatGTGGCGGTACTCCCCTCCCCCGCGGGtacacggccgcggcggcggggcggtgctGCGCGTTCCCCCGCTCGCGGTGgaggcccccgcgcctggcggCCTCCCGCGCGGACgactcctcgccggcgccgttcGAGATGACTGTGGAGGGCGCGCTGAAGCTGCTTGGCGTCGCCGAGGGCGCGTCCTTCGAAGAAATCCTTCGCGCCAAGAACGCCGTCCTCGCCTCCTGCAAGGACGACCAGGACGCCGTCGCCCAGGTCCCCGAGACTACTTCTCCTCCACTCATTATTATTATTCCATTCGCGTCCGCCTTTTATTGTGCTCAGCCGCTCGGGGGGAATAAGGGTATTCTTTATTGGGTCCTTGGTACCTCCGATTGAAGTTGCCAATTTAGTACTAGGAGACGCCTGGATCAATCGGGAATGTGTGAAGCGATGTGGATTGTTGTGATATATCCTTGCGCCTTTCAAATGCAGAATCAAAGTTTGTTTATGAACACAATTGCTTGTACAGTGTGGGAAAGGCCGAAAGGGTGATTACTTTATCTAGCTCGTTGAGTTGGTGATGGACTTGCTTTTCATTGGTTCATGCAATTTTGATGCGTGATTCATCACGCGTGGTCTCTAAAAAGCTGTGCAGTGGGTTAGCTTAAGCCTTGAAGAGGTATTGGCCTTTGTATATTTATGGTGGAGATGATCATATACTATATATTGCCTTATTTTTGAGGTAGTAGCCTGCTCCGTAGGGATGAAGGATTCTATGTTTTTCGTAACTTTGTTTTCGCATGTTCTAGTGCTCGATTTTTTTATGCGACTTACTGCTATTTTATGACGTTTATAGCCTTTCTTATTCAGATGAACTAGCTCTATTTCTTTCTTGTTTTCTTCTGCAAGGCATCTTCTTGATAAGTACAGTTGCTTGTGGCCGTTTGTCAGATACTTGCCTAATTTCTGAACTGTCTATTTCAAGATAGTTTCACAAGTAGTTACAGTTGTTCCTCAAATGAACACAGAAATCCAATCTCATACGCTTCCCTGGTGCCGTATTTGACTCCGAGTGCTTGTTTTATTTCAGGTGGAAGCTGCCTACGACATGTTGCTTATGCAGAGTTTATCGCAGCGGAGGGCTGGAAAGGTTGCTGATAACAGCATTCGCTATGCTGATGTTAAACCTGTAAAAAGTGCAGGAGCAGGGACAGTCCCGCTCCCACAGTGGATGCAGACAACCATGAAGAATGCTCCTATTACATTTGAGACTCCATCTTCGAGCAGCTTGGGTATCCAGTCATGCGTTTATGGTGCACTGATGGTTTTCACCTATGCTAGTGGAAGCTCTGCGTCTTTACCATCTGCGTACACTAGCCCGGATGTGCCAGGTTTTATCCTAGCAACAGGATTTGGAGCATCACTGTATTTCCTAGCAAAGAAAAATATGAACTTAGGTAAATTGATCCACCACTTTTACCCCGTAGTTATACTGTGTTGATACATTTGGACATCTGTTCTTAGAATATATGCAGCAAAGTTTTTTAAGCCTGCACGATTTGTATTGCAGAATCATAGGAATGTTCTTCTAGAGTTGAACTTGCAATGATTCCATAATTCATATCGACAGTAACATTTTCATCACATTGTTCaccttttttttgcaaaaaccagTAATGCTCATGCTGGTGCAATACTTGACTCCTTGAGTGGCGTAAATTTGTGCATTGTTCATCATATATGAATTCTATATTATCCTCTTGCTTTTTGAAGCTATGTTGGCATGGTGGTTTTCTCACAAACTAATACTTGCCCATGAATCATTTGATTTATCAGTGTTCCTGAGCATAGTAACAGAAACCAGAGATTTCACCACGGCACTACTCATATAATACTAAGAAAGTTGCCTTAATCCTTGTTCTCTATAGGATGATTGAAGCATAGATTGCTTGCATTAGGTTATACTGGACAAAAGCTATTTCTGTCATAATCCAATGCTAGTGTCTCTAATGCTGTGTCAGACTTTTATGATAAGGTGCGTGGGTTTCCCAATATATACTTGGGTAGCCAAGTCAAACATGCTGCACCATCCTTCTGTGTGTCCATTCTTCTGCTGTATCTCCCTATAATCAATCTGCTCATGGACCATTTCATGGGCTCTCGGTGACAGTGAGTTTGGTTCAAAGAGTAATGGGGTCCTGATGAAAAACAAaagtgtcgtggtgctgcaaaccacggccgggtggcggaaggcacccgccctagcccagagggtgtgtactcagggggtagctagtcttagatcgatctcccttcagaacacaagaaacacagcaggatttagagtggttcgggccgccggagcgtaataccctacatccactgtgtgttgtattgccttcccacaagcgtgaggaggtgcgagagcttgagtctgtatggatcttcctgtgcacagcgagcgcctcccttttatatctcaagggggcgcgtacacagtcgttggatccccgacaggtgggtccaacgatgtagtataacctaacgcactgttcatgcattatggcgtcgcaggcaaaggagatctttctcttggattccctcgcctgctcccggagcccttcgtccatcatgtcctagcgtcgtcttgtcaggtcaggcccgtcgcagctagtgacaccgcccgtcacattgcttaagcgggcggtgtagcttgcggcgtaggcggcatgatggaaaagtgccgtgctgtcgtatccgtttaatgctacaggcgggctctgcgcgggcgcggctcaggcggctgcactgtgctccttggtaatacgcggcgcgcagcggggcctgacaaaaggctgtcttgtgtaccacggcggcagagcacgccttgtctatcgcattaaatgcggtaggtgggcgagtcttcctccggaaggctcgcgcacgatcccacgcctccgggacacgtggcggcttcggacccctacacggtgaggggagtccggacgggcgtaggaggtcccggacccctctgggggtccgaggcttcggcggtcagcttggagcttcccttccatggagacacgtggcgccaccggacccatcctcaggcggggaacggtccggggccgttggcctggtgagggaaaagcctggcctgtggggcctggctactccgtctctcccgcgcagctacggataactacgcgggtcctgctttgctgcagtaagagtgggtatccctgttgcagggtaccgacagtggcccccgggcccaccttgggggaggtacgagcccacaggtggggccacttctgcgatttggtactatatagcttgaagctcctttctgcaggtcttgaccggctttgactacccattgggttggttgctgcctcatcacgtcgCAACGGATTACTGACTAAGGGCCCCACGATAAGCGGTTCACTtagtcacacgcgcgacgtttggcattgttgcggccggagtaaacggatcatttaccaccggcgcagctcccgaaaagctcggccacgcctatgattaatgcgcgcacgtcagctcggcttccgccttgcttcacgcgcgcgggcgacggttcggatcccgccttttcgcacccccgttgattacccaccctccctgacaggtgggcctgggcccctcacgtcatggactgggcggctaactcCTGGTGCGAGCGTCGCttgagttccggcgacggttccggggcgcgctggTTGAGacaggctttataacggggcaTACCGTATCCTATggttgctttcccgcattcgtcttcttcctccagcctttgcgcccctttgcctccgagcCTTCCTTGACCTTCTCTCCCCCCTACACAGGCTCCTTCCTCGCCCGTcaggagatggcatcccttgttcatccccgtcgcttccagaccgagggagagctgaacacagtgcgccgcctgctcgggtggagcgctcaggagaccggctggggggtgcgagcaggctcggttccccttggcaacctccgcgccggggagttcgtgctatttacctcgcacgtctccgccggcgtggggctgccgatttcttcattcttgctgctgctgctggaagacttcggcctccagcttcagcatctgacgccccactccctcctcctggcgtccatctttgtgcatttatgcgagatgttcgtaggagtgcgtccctgcgtcatcctcttccgctacttcttcatcctggtgaagtccggaaggagcaaggacgaagtgggagggtactacttccagataaggagcgacctgccgactccttacattctgggccttgctggcggaaggtgggaggagtggcgcagggattgggtggttgccaccaccgaagccaacgagcgccttgtcctgccgaccgcggggcccgcctccgacaaagcgtcctggagggccaagccatcgctgcagccggagttcgactccgtgctggataagatcaggtcactggcagggagcggcctcacctcgtggcacgtgctcggcgacttcgtgaagcgccggatcgcccccctgaagcagcggccgcgaccggcgtggagcttcaccggcctcaacgattgcagcaggacccaccgcggggagggaagcgacctgacccaggaggccttggaggtcctggtgcggaacgtgacgggagacaccttcatcGCAGAGAAtctgatcctcccgcagagcatagtccccctctgcgaggacccagcgagggtggcggtgctggccaccctgccaaccctggacgacgggggactggccccgcGGCAGACCGGGggtgacccgaaccgtgggctccggatccctggctcgtccggggatcaggctacgctaagcgctgcggggtccggtgccactacgaaggggaaacaggccgcggctgcggccggctccagccgggcccagagcagctccggtgcgtcgtcaAGGGACGtaggccggcggaggctactccggggcgacgggaccctggtgtcggagcccgccgcgaagcgccagaggtcttccgagggcgcaggccagggtagctcccgggctgctggcccccacgggtcctctggcgtaactggaccaccaccatcgccgccgaagaattcatcgcgccggcagcaagagcggccgcagcaggagcagccgcaggagcagcggcagcaggcacgcggacggcagcagcagcaacaggagcgaccccgggttgcacccatgccgcagccgcaggtACAGCAGCAACGGGCGCAGGCCCGGGTTACGCCTGTatcgcagctgcaggggcaacaacagcaacagcaacagcagcagctgcaagagaagaggcccgggctccggggacgctgggtccCCGGTTctgctgggttagtgtcatcttgctctcctcccttgcgccggtgttctgttttttttttgtgttgacggcttttctgctttgctaccagggcttcccgccccagcggttcttctaccaccgttggcacatcagcaggtgcccgggcggcagcgacctcggcatcgacagcgacggtggcagtaggtgcgggaccctcaggtacggcgtcCTGTTGCTAACTCCGTGACACATGATGCGATGCTGACTGTCATGCCATTTCCAGACTCTGCAGGGCTcagtgcagcagcggcagcggcggtggcgctggtgctgggtgcagccgctcCTGACGTATTGGTGGCGGGGGCACTCGGTGCGGCCGTGTCTGCCACAGCGGCAGCGGGAGCACCGAAGTTAGgttcggccgcgcccgacttgtcggcagcgggggcaccagagctgggtccggccgcgcccgactcggcggcagcgggggcgccggagctgggcccggccgtgcccgactcggcggcagcgggggcaccagagctgggcccggccgcgcccgac
This window contains:
- the LOC120693292 gene encoding protein CHAPERONE-LIKE PROTEIN OF POR1, chloroplastic-like — its product is MATATALSLGGGGRGGCGGTPLPRGYTAAAAGRCCAFPRSRWRPPRLAASRADDSSPAPFEMTVEGALKLLGVAEGASFEEILRAKNAVLASCKDDQDAVAQVEAAYDMLLMQSLSQRRAGKVADNSIRYADVKPVKSAGAGTVPLPQWMQTTMKNAPITFETPSSSSLGIQSCVYGALMVFTYASGSSASLPSAYTSPDVPGFILATGFGASLYFLAKKNMNLGKAALITVGGLAAGATVGSAVENFLQVDIVPFLGIHSPAVVVSEFILFSQLLVSLFVR